In a genomic window of Mucilaginibacter sp. KACC 22063:
- a CDS encoding glycosyltransferase, with translation MTKPKVLHISTGLDRGGAEKVILDLSTYLMQNDFEVHVIGLTDKDKFKDAFEQQGITINTLNITKSPLSLIEGLSTARKFIKKHDIKLIHAHMTHALIFASLLKLLLPSINIVFTPHSFNIGSSLRFAIVRFLKPLRKADILFSAKMKRSCYKKQSYIIPNGIDTAKYDVSYPKNQRFTFVTIGRLERVKNHSALIECAAMLKGQFDFEIQLVGDGILREDLQKAALDKGVADILKFCGYQSNVAEICSRAHVFLLPSLWEGFPISLLEAGASGIPVLSTPVGSIPEVIGKEYGYLAEIIDFPVVMHEMYKNYQEALSKAELFRSVVQQKYDLKIIGKRHTNIYLQLIQGHALL, from the coding sequence ATGACAAAGCCTAAAGTATTACACATCAGCACAGGGCTTGACAGAGGGGGCGCTGAAAAAGTTATTTTAGATCTGAGTACCTATCTAATGCAGAACGATTTTGAAGTGCATGTTATAGGTCTTACCGATAAAGATAAATTTAAAGATGCGTTTGAACAGCAAGGTATTACCATAAATACCTTGAACATAACTAAGTCGCCTTTATCGCTAATTGAAGGTCTTTCAACTGCCCGTAAGTTTATTAAAAAGCATGATATTAAGCTGATACATGCGCATATGACGCATGCGCTGATTTTTGCGTCATTGCTAAAGCTTTTGCTGCCTTCCATAAACATTGTTTTCACTCCACATAGTTTCAATATAGGTTCAAGCCTGAGATTTGCTATTGTAAGGTTCTTAAAGCCCTTACGTAAAGCTGATATTCTGTTTTCAGCTAAAATGAAACGTTCTTGCTACAAAAAGCAATCTTATATAATACCTAATGGTATTGATACAGCAAAGTATGATGTATCATATCCAAAAAATCAACGTTTTACATTTGTTACCATAGGCCGTTTAGAGCGGGTAAAAAACCATTCGGCTTTAATTGAATGTGCCGCTATGCTTAAAGGTCAATTTGACTTTGAAATACAATTAGTTGGTGACGGTATTTTAAGAGAAGATTTGCAAAAAGCAGCACTTGATAAAGGAGTAGCGGATATTTTGAAATTTTGTGGCTATCAATCAAATGTAGCCGAAATATGTTCACGGGCCCATGTGTTTTTATTGCCATCATTATGGGAGGGGTTTCCTATATCCTTACTTGAGGCGGGAGCATCGGGTATCCCGGTATTAAGCACCCCGGTCGGAAGTATTCCTGAAGTGATCGGGAAAGAATACGGCTATCTTGCTGAGATTATTGATTTTCCTGTAGTAATGCATGAGATGTATAAAAATTACCAGGAAGCACTATCAAAAGCCGAATTATTTAGATCGGTAGTACAGCAAAAATATGATCTGAAAATTATTGGAAAGAGGCATACAAATATCTATTTACAACTAATACAGGGTCATGCATTGTTGTAA
- a CDS encoding glycosyltransferase family 4 protein translates to MLQKKLKVFIVVNVDWFFLSHRLPIALGAKEQGHDVTIIALDTGKGEEIKKHGLGFINAPISRSGTNAKGEAKLLFFLFKLYSRHKPDIIHHITLKPIIYGSLAARIAGIKNVVNAVSGLGYTFTNDRKGIVKPILDLMLKVSLKNKNLHFIFQNNDDLNVFKSKNILKDPGHIHIIKGSGVDLKQFNYSPESTNSPIIVLFLARMLYDKGLVEFIEAAKLLKDKYAVYTRFILAGEIDHDNPAGISEAALMDMLDHDYIHWVGFTNDVKSLIKASNIVVLPSYREGLPKSLIEACAIGRPIVTTDAPGCRECVIDKYNGYLVPVKDSVVLAEKIEMLIRSKDLRLMMGKNSRSYAEENFSIHKVVNDTINIYHEMAGLQKVKPPVESAADIDGAIKKPLIIKQDTNVSLKRQ, encoded by the coding sequence GTGTTACAAAAAAAATTAAAAGTTTTTATAGTGGTCAATGTAGACTGGTTCTTCCTCTCTCATAGGCTTCCTATTGCTTTAGGGGCTAAAGAACAAGGTCATGATGTAACTATAATTGCTTTGGATACAGGGAAAGGCGAGGAGATTAAAAAGCATGGTTTAGGATTTATTAATGCACCGATATCCCGTTCGGGAACAAATGCAAAAGGCGAAGCTAAACTTTTATTCTTTTTATTTAAATTATACAGCCGTCACAAACCGGATATTATACACCACATTACTTTAAAACCGATAATATATGGCAGTTTAGCAGCCCGTATTGCCGGAATCAAAAATGTTGTTAACGCAGTCAGTGGATTAGGGTATACCTTTACCAATGACAGAAAGGGAATAGTAAAGCCTATACTTGACCTAATGTTGAAAGTAAGTTTGAAAAATAAAAACTTACATTTTATTTTTCAAAACAATGATGATCTCAATGTTTTTAAATCAAAAAATATTTTAAAAGATCCAGGCCATATTCATATTATAAAAGGCTCTGGTGTTGACCTTAAGCAATTCAACTACTCGCCTGAAAGTACTAATTCGCCAATCATTGTTTTGTTTCTGGCCCGTATGCTGTATGATAAGGGCTTAGTGGAATTTATTGAAGCAGCTAAACTTTTGAAAGATAAATACGCTGTTTACACAAGGTTTATTTTAGCAGGAGAAATAGATCATGACAATCCGGCGGGTATAAGTGAAGCGGCGTTAATGGATATGCTCGATCATGATTATATACACTGGGTTGGTTTTACTAATGATGTGAAGAGTTTAATTAAAGCCAGTAATATAGTTGTTCTGCCTTCATACCGGGAAGGATTACCTAAATCGTTAATCGAAGCCTGTGCTATTGGAAGGCCAATAGTAACAACAGATGCTCCCGGTTGCCGTGAATGTGTAATTGATAAATATAACGGCTACTTAGTACCAGTGAAAGATTCTGTAGTATTAGCTGAAAAGATTGAGATGCTGATCAGATCTAAAGATTTGCGTTTAATGATGGGGAAAAACTCCCGATCGTATGCCGAAGAAAATTTTTCTATTCATAAAGTGGTAAATGATACCATAAACATTTATCATGAAATGGCAGGCCTGCAAAAAGTTAAACCGCCTGTAGAAAGTGCTGCTGATATTGATGGAGCTATTAAAAAGCCATTAATTATTAAACAAGACACCAACGTATCATTAAAGCGTCAATAA